The proteins below come from a single Macrobrachium rosenbergii isolate ZJJX-2024 chromosome 50, ASM4041242v1, whole genome shotgun sequence genomic window:
- the LOC136832509 gene encoding uncharacterized protein isoform X1, producing the protein MVITELDIEGIKQDLIYAIVIPWGCFLVSILYLLFTYVGMRKPEAEADAPQEVSSAKASKEASNYSLRSIGKTINAGMNKIMGEPDDKGAQPGGGGEEGGALSGGGGGTKQATGPATSPTSLLGSHLLLMPASLPQVHPNRRSTLPPLDRTPPLPRPASQTYTLQLGVVYADWRGSHQNATDLFPEAEFTEKPSG; encoded by the exons ATGGTGATAACCGAGCTGGACATCGAGGGCATCAAGCAGGATTTGATCTACGCCATCGTCATCCCGTGGGGGTGCTTCCTGGTCTCCATCCTGTACCTCCTCTTCACCTACGTGGGCATGAGGAAGCCGGAGGCGGAGGCGGACGCCCCGCAAGAGGTCAGCTCGGCCAAGGCGTCCAAGGAGGCTTCCAACTACTCGCTGAGGTCGATCGGGAAGACCATCAACGCCGGGATGAACAAGATCATGGGAGAGCCTGACGACAAAGG TGCTCAGCCTGGAGGCGGAGGCGAAGAAGGTGGTGCCCTGAGCGGCGGAGGCGGCGGTACGAAGCAAGCCACAGGCCCCGCCACTTCGCCAACTTCCCTACTGGGCTCCCACTTGCTTCTGATGCCCGCGTCTCTGCCCCAAGTTCACCCAAACCGCCGATCCACCCTGCCACCCCTTGACAGGACGCCGCCATTGCCCAGACCTGCAAG TCAAACGTATACTTTGCAGCTAGGAGTGGTGTATGCCGACTGGAGAGGAAG
- the LOC136832509 gene encoding uncharacterized protein isoform X3, producing the protein MVITELDIEGIKQDLIYAIVIPWGCFLVSILYLLFTYVGMRKPEAEADAPQEVSSAKASKEASNYSLRSIGKTINAGMNKIMGEPDDKGAQPGGGGEEGGALSGGGGGTKQATGPATSPTSLLGSHLLLMPASLPQVHPNRRSTLPPLDRTPPLPRPAS; encoded by the exons ATGGTGATAACCGAGCTGGACATCGAGGGCATCAAGCAGGATTTGATCTACGCCATCGTCATCCCGTGGGGGTGCTTCCTGGTCTCCATCCTGTACCTCCTCTTCACCTACGTGGGCATGAGGAAGCCGGAGGCGGAGGCGGACGCCCCGCAAGAGGTCAGCTCGGCCAAGGCGTCCAAGGAGGCTTCCAACTACTCGCTGAGGTCGATCGGGAAGACCATCAACGCCGGGATGAACAAGATCATGGGAGAGCCTGACGACAAAGG TGCTCAGCCTGGAGGCGGAGGCGAAGAAGGTGGTGCCCTGAGCGGCGGAGGCGGCGGTACGAAGCAAGCCACAGGCCCCGCCACTTCGCCAACTTCCCTACTGGGCTCCCACTTGCTTCTGATGCCCGCGTCTCTGCCCCAAGTTCACCCAAACCGCCGATCCACCCTGCCACCCCTTGACAGGACGCCGCCATTGCCCAGACCTGCAAG CTAG